A stretch of the Aegilops tauschii subsp. strangulata cultivar AL8/78 chromosome 4, Aet v6.0, whole genome shotgun sequence genome encodes the following:
- the LOC109757825 gene encoding non-specific lipid-transfer protein 4, protein MAARRAHAAATLALLVAALVLSAAPAPAEGAVANCGQVVSYLAPCISYAMGRVSAPGGGCCSGVRGLNAAAATPADRKTTCTCLKQQASGIGGIKPNLVAGIPGKCGVNIPYAISQGTDCSKVR, encoded by the exons ATGGCAGCTCGCCGTGCCCACGCCGCCGCGACCTTGGCCCTGCTGGTGGCGGCGCTTGTGCTGTCTGCGGCACCGGCGCCGGCGGAGGGTGCGGTTGCGAACTGCGGCCAGGTGGTGAGCTACCTGGCCCCGTGCATCAGTTACGCCATGGGCAGGGTGAGTGCGCCTGGCGGTGGCTGCTGCAGCGGCGTGCGTGGCCTTAACGCGGCGGCTGCCACCCCCGCCGACCGCAAGACCACCTGCACCTGCCTCAAGCAGCAGGCGAGCGGCATAGGCGGCATCAAGCCCAACCTCGTCGCTGGCATCCCCGGCAAGTGCGGCGTCAACATCCCCTACGCCATCAGCCAAGGAACCGATTGCTCCAA GGTGCGTTAA
- the LOC109757831 gene encoding non-specific lipid-transfer protein 4.1-like, protein MARAAAANIVVVAVVAAMLLAAAHTADAAISCGQVNSALGPCLTYARGGAGPSAVCCSGVKRLAAATQTTVDRRAACNCLKMAIGRMSGFKAGNIASIPSKCGVSVPYAVGASVDCSRVS, encoded by the coding sequence ATGGCTCGCGCAGCAGCTGCTAACATCGTGGTGGTCGCTGTGGTTGCGGCGATGCTCCTCGCGGCGGCGCACACCGCCGACGCCGCCATCAGCTGCGGCCAGGTGAACTCTGCCTTGGGACCCTGCCTCACCTACGCGCGTGGCGGCGCTGGCCCGTCCGCAGTCTGCTGCAGCGGCGTCAAGAGACTCGCCGCTGCCACCCAGACCACTGTTGACAGGCGCGCCGCGTGCAACTGCCTCAAGATGGCCATCGGCCGCATGAGCGGGTTCAAGGCTGGCAACATCGCCAGCATCCCGTCCAAGTGCGGCGTCAGCGTCCCATACGCCGTCGGCGCCTCTGTCGACTGCTCCAGGGTCAGCTGA